The following coding sequences lie in one Candidatus Krumholzibacteriia bacterium genomic window:
- a CDS encoding RNA-binding protein, translating to MKKMYVGNLPFSATEDQVRALFSKHGTVASVSLINDRETGRPRGFGFVEIDDNGLDAAIKALNGYEMDGRALKVNEAQDKPRGGGGGGSRW from the coding sequence ATGAAGAAAATGTACGTGGGCAATCTGCCCTTCAGCGCCACCGAAGACCAGGTTAGAGCACTGTTCAGCAAGCACGGCACCGTTGCGTCCGTGTCGCTGATCAACGATCGCGAGACCGGCCGCCCCCGCGGCTTTGGTTTCGTCGAGATCGACGACAACGGCCTGGACGCTGCCATCAAGGCCCTCAACGGGTACGAGATGGACGGGCGCGCGCTCAAAGTCAATGAGGCGCAGGACAAGCCCCGTGGCGGCGGTGGCGGCGGCAGCCGCTGGTAG
- a CDS encoding RNA-binding protein, with translation MKKMYVGNLPFSATEDQIKTLFGKHGTVASVSLINDRETGRPRGFGFVEIDDNGLTAAIKALDGYEMDGRALKVNEAQDKPRGGGGGGSRW, from the coding sequence ATGAAGAAAATGTACGTGGGCAACCTGCCCTTCAGCGCCACCGAAGACCAGATCAAGACCTTGTTCGGCAAGCACGGCACGGTTGCGTCCGTATCGCTGATCAACGATCGCGAGACCGGCCGCCCCCGCGGTTTTGGTTTCGTCGAGATCGACGACAACGGCCTGACCGCTGCCATCAAGGCCCTCGACGGGTACGAGATGGACGGTCGCGCGCTCAAAGTCAACGAGGCGCAGGACAAGCCGCGTGGCGGCGGTGGCGGCGGCAGCCGCTGGTAG